The Candidatus Thermoplasmatota archaeon genome has a segment encoding these proteins:
- a CDS encoding tRNA 4-thiouridine(8) synthase ThiI (Required for the synthesis of the thiazole moiety) produces MRVLLLLSGGFDSPVAARLLQRDGHEVEALHFSLEPFTDGRPTEKCIRLAGLLGLRRLRVVDAGELFADIAREGKRRYYFVLSKVFMLKTAEALARREGFDALATGESLGQVSSQTLPHLSFLA; encoded by the coding sequence CCTGCTCCTCCTCTCCGGCGGCTTCGACAGCCCCGTCGCCGCGCGCCTGCTCCAACGAGACGGCCACGAGGTCGAAGCGCTGCACTTCTCGCTCGAGCCCTTCACGGACGGGCGTCCGACGGAGAAGTGCATCCGGCTCGCGGGCCTGCTTGGCTTGCGGCGCCTGCGCGTCGTGGACGCAGGCGAGCTCTTCGCCGACATCGCGCGCGAGGGCAAGCGGCGATACTACTTCGTCCTCTCGAAGGTCTTCATGCTCAAGACGGCCGAGGCGTTGGCCCGCCGGGAGGGCTTCGATGCCCTGGCCACCGGCGAAAGCCTGGGCCAAGTGTCGAGCCAGACGCTGCCGCATCTTTCCTTCCTGGC